Proteins encoded by one window of Chondromyces crocatus:
- a CDS encoding HAD-IIIC family phosphatase has translation MTEQRTSGSGSTSEDGLGQPSQAKAERGSRSIKCVVWDLDNTLWNGILLEGDRLELREDAVEIIKVLDERGILHSIASRNDPERALEQLKAFGLQDYFLHPQIGWNAKSSSVKRIAAEINIGLDALAFIDDQPFEREEVNFSLPDVLCLDVADLARVPAMPEFNPRFVTSDARLRREMYQRDVDRKVAREQFVGTEEDFLASLGMVFTLGPAKKDDLMRVEELTLRTNQLNSTGYTFSYEELDRLRCSPDHKLLIAGLTDRFGSYGKIGLAVLECAEGVWAIKLLLMSCRVISRGVGTIMLNHIMRLAQGAGVRLVAEFIATERNRMMYITYKFAGFKGAGTREGVELLECELSRAQPLPAYVQLQLED, from the coding sequence ATGACGGAGCAACGAACATCGGGATCGGGATCGACGAGCGAGGATGGGCTGGGGCAGCCCTCGCAGGCGAAGGCCGAGCGAGGATCTCGGTCCATCAAATGCGTCGTCTGGGACCTGGACAATACCCTGTGGAACGGCATCTTGCTGGAAGGGGATCGGCTCGAACTGCGGGAGGATGCCGTCGAGATCATCAAGGTGCTCGACGAGCGGGGGATCCTGCACTCGATTGCGAGCAGGAACGACCCGGAGCGGGCCCTGGAGCAATTGAAGGCATTTGGCCTGCAAGACTACTTCCTGCATCCCCAGATCGGCTGGAATGCGAAATCTTCGTCGGTCAAGCGAATCGCGGCGGAGATCAACATCGGCCTGGATGCCCTCGCGTTCATCGACGATCAGCCATTCGAGCGCGAGGAGGTGAATTTCTCCCTCCCGGACGTGCTCTGCCTGGATGTCGCGGATCTCGCGCGGGTTCCGGCGATGCCGGAGTTCAATCCGCGCTTCGTGACGAGCGACGCGCGGCTCCGGCGCGAGATGTACCAGCGCGACGTCGATCGCAAGGTGGCACGAGAGCAGTTCGTCGGCACCGAGGAGGACTTCCTGGCTTCGCTGGGGATGGTGTTCACCCTCGGTCCGGCAAAGAAGGACGATCTGATGCGGGTCGAGGAGCTGACCTTGCGGACCAATCAGCTCAACTCGACGGGCTATACCTTCTCGTACGAGGAGCTGGATCGGCTCCGCTGCTCGCCGGATCACAAGCTGCTCATTGCCGGGTTGACCGACAGATTCGGCTCCTACGGGAAGATCGGGTTGGCCGTGCTGGAATGCGCGGAGGGGGTCTGGGCCATCAAGCTCTTGCTGATGTCGTGCCGGGTCATCTCGCGGGGCGTCGGGACCATCATGCTCAATCACATCATGCGCCTCGCCCAGGGGGCAGGCGTCCGGCTGGTGGCGGAGTTCATCGCCACGGAACGCAATCGCATGATGTACATCACCTACAAATTCGCCGGTTTCAAAGGGGCGGGCACACGCGAGGGCGTCGAACTCCTCGAGTGCGAGCTGTCACGTGCCCAGCCGCTTCCGGCCTACGTGCAACTCCAGCTCGAGGATTGA
- a CDS encoding acyl-CoA dehydrogenase family protein: MRLELTPQQKAAHAGYRAFVDEELVPRADAFDRDERTPAEIIRKLAQKGYLGSVVPREGGEAPADMITYGLLHQEIGRGCSSLRSLVTVHDMVAATVLRWGSPVQRERWLPGLRRGDLLGAFALSEPEAGSDAGSILTRAILDGDEYVLDGRKQWITYGQLADLFLIFAQCDGAPAAFLVERSTPGLTTVPISGMLGFRASMLAEIHLKGCRIPRGHLVGRPGFGISHVATMALDLGRYGVAWGSVGIAQACLEASIQYASERKQFGVYLQEHQLVQQKLTDMLTQVQAARLMCYQAGYARDARDPQALVLTLMAKYFASTAANRIASDAVQIHGANGCSPGFSVQRYMRDAKIMEIIEGSTQIQQALIAKQGCQWFARC; this comes from the coding sequence ATGAGGCTGGAACTCACGCCGCAGCAGAAGGCAGCTCACGCAGGCTATCGCGCCTTCGTCGACGAAGAGCTCGTTCCTCGGGCCGATGCCTTCGACAGAGACGAGCGGACACCTGCGGAGATCATCCGGAAGCTCGCGCAGAAAGGGTATCTGGGGAGCGTGGTCCCGAGAGAGGGCGGCGAGGCGCCGGCCGACATGATCACCTATGGGCTGTTGCATCAGGAGATCGGCCGGGGCTGCTCCTCCTTGCGGAGCCTGGTGACCGTGCACGACATGGTCGCTGCCACGGTGCTCCGGTGGGGATCGCCTGTGCAGCGCGAGCGCTGGCTACCCGGGCTGAGGCGAGGTGACCTCCTCGGCGCATTCGCGCTCTCCGAGCCCGAGGCCGGAAGCGACGCCGGGAGCATTCTGACGCGGGCGATCCTCGATGGTGACGAGTATGTCCTCGATGGGCGCAAGCAGTGGATCACCTATGGCCAGCTCGCGGACCTGTTCCTGATCTTCGCTCAGTGTGATGGCGCTCCGGCGGCATTCCTGGTCGAGCGCAGCACGCCCGGGCTGACGACGGTGCCCATCTCGGGAATGCTCGGCTTCCGCGCCTCGATGCTCGCGGAGATTCACCTGAAAGGCTGCCGCATTCCGCGCGGCCACCTCGTCGGGAGGCCCGGGTTTGGCATCTCGCACGTGGCCACCATGGCGCTGGACCTGGGGCGCTATGGCGTGGCCTGGGGGAGCGTTGGTATCGCCCAGGCATGCCTCGAAGCGTCGATTCAGTACGCCAGTGAGCGAAAGCAATTCGGCGTGTACCTCCAGGAGCATCAGCTCGTTCAGCAGAAATTGACCGACATGCTCACCCAGGTCCAGGCGGCACGACTGATGTGTTACCAGGCGGGCTACGCGAGGGACGCCCGTGATCCGCAGGCGCTCGTCCTCACCTTGATGGCAAAGTATTTCGCCTCGACGGCGGCGAATCGAATCGCGAGCGATGCCGTGCAGATTCATGGCGCGAATGGGTGCAGCCCCGGGTTCTCGGTGCAGCGCTACATGCGCGACGCGAAGATCATGGAGATCATCGAGGGGAGCACGCAGATTCAGCAGGCCTTGATCGCCAAGCAGGGGTGCCAGTGGTTTGCCCGCTGCTGA
- a CDS encoding acyl carrier protein yields the protein MDSHKSRIKSFLARYFKGRDVIDDEDIFASGFVNSLLAVQLVAFIEGEFDVALENEDLVLENFQTVDAMVSLIERKRTQGPEEAARVTGQATGA from the coding sequence ATGGACAGTCACAAGAGCAGGATCAAAAGTTTTCTGGCGCGCTACTTCAAGGGTCGTGACGTGATCGACGACGAGGACATCTTCGCGAGCGGCTTCGTGAACTCCCTCCTGGCGGTGCAGCTCGTCGCCTTCATCGAGGGCGAGTTCGATGTGGCGCTGGAGAATGAGGATCTGGTGCTGGAGAACTTCCAGACGGTCGACGCCATGGTGTCTCTGATCGAGCGCAAGCGGACGCAGGGGCCAGAGGAAGCCGCGCGAGTGACCGGCCAGGCAACGGGCGCGTGA
- a CDS encoding 3-hydroxyacyl-CoA dehydrogenase family protein: MSIATVGVIGAGVMGVGVAQDLAQHGVEVILLDVTDAVLERARSQIRQSIRFQGLFGKGGRAHKPDDVLGKIAFSTDTKLLERADFVIENVTEKWELKRGVYADIDPICPSHCVFAANTSAIPITRIASLTKRADRVVGMHFMNPVPMKSVVEVIRGHHTTEETLGIARGLLSQMGKEGIVVNDAPGFVSNRVLMLTINEAVFLLQDQVAGAEQVDRIFKSCFGHKMGPLETADLIGLDTILYSIEVLHESFGDSKYRPCPLLKKMVDAGLHGRKSGRGFYSYDVREN; the protein is encoded by the coding sequence ATGAGTATTGCGACCGTGGGCGTCATCGGCGCCGGTGTCATGGGCGTGGGAGTGGCGCAGGATCTCGCGCAGCACGGCGTCGAGGTGATCCTGCTCGATGTCACGGATGCCGTTCTGGAGCGGGCTCGCAGCCAGATCCGGCAGAGCATTCGCTTTCAAGGGCTTTTCGGCAAGGGAGGGCGCGCGCACAAACCCGACGACGTGCTCGGGAAGATCGCGTTCTCGACCGACACGAAGCTCCTCGAGAGGGCGGATTTCGTCATCGAGAACGTGACGGAGAAGTGGGAGCTGAAGCGAGGCGTTTACGCCGACATCGATCCCATCTGCCCCTCTCACTGTGTTTTCGCGGCGAACACCTCGGCGATTCCGATAACGCGCATCGCGTCGCTGACGAAGCGCGCCGACCGGGTGGTCGGGATGCATTTCATGAACCCGGTGCCCATGAAGTCCGTGGTGGAGGTGATCCGGGGTCATCACACGACCGAGGAGACCCTGGGGATTGCCAGGGGGCTCCTGTCGCAAATGGGCAAGGAGGGGATCGTCGTCAACGACGCCCCCGGATTCGTCTCGAACCGCGTGCTCATGCTCACCATCAACGAGGCCGTCTTCCTCCTACAGGATCAGGTGGCCGGGGCCGAGCAGGTCGACCGCATCTTCAAGTCGTGCTTCGGCCACAAGATGGGGCCCCTGGAGACGGCTGACCTCATCGGATTGGACACCATCCTTTACTCGATCGAGGTGCTCCACGAGAGCTTCGGTGACAGCAAGTACAGGCCATGCCCATTGTTGAAGAAAATGGTCGACGCGGGGCTCCACGGCCGGAAAAGCGGCCGCGGATTTTATTCCTACGACGTCCGCGAGAATTGA
- a CDS encoding type I polyketide synthase: protein MDRDDSKSCLLDIAVIGLAGRFPGAKDADAFWRNLREGVESVSFFSDEEVFAAGVDPAVAAHPSYVKAGAVLEDVELFDAAFFGFSPREAELLDPQHRIFLECASDALEHAGYDPERFEGAIGLYAGANLSTYLLFHLMASPGLLASVGAFPLRLANDKDFLATRVAYELHLRGQSVTVQTACSTSLVATHLACQSLLSRECDIALAGGVSVLLPQRTGYLHQEGMIFSPDGHCRAFDARAQGTLAGNGAGVVVLKRLEDALADRDTIHAVIKGSAINNDGGLKAGFSAPSVSGQAAVVTEALTVAGVDAASISYVEAHGSGTPLGDPIEVAALTQAFRAETDAAQFCAIGSVKTNIGHLDAAAGVAGLIKTVLALRHKELPPSLHFEQPNPQIDFEQSPFYVNTRRVAWETDGAARRAGVSSFGMGGTNAHVIVEEAPPCEPTAPSRAWQVVQLSARTATALEAATDRLVAFFEQEPSASLADVAYTLQVGRREFSHRRTVICRDGEDAVEALKARDPRRVMTSVRGDGERQVVFLFPGLGDHYVQMAAELYRDEAVFREHLDRCCALAKPLLGVDLREVLFPEPQGGPSKGASATTAPRGLDFRALVRGGADGGDAATQRLNRTELAHPALFVVEYALAQLWMAWGVRPKAMLGYSLGEYVAACLAGVFSLEDALRLVVKRAQLIQKLSAGSMLAVPLSPEALHPLLPDQVFLAAVNGPELCVVSGVPDAVDALEKQLAGRDVIGRRLPTTHAFHSPLMESVCGALVEVVRGIALRPPAIPYLSNVTGTWVTEEDATDPSYWARHLCQPVRFSDGLAAILEAPNRVLLEVGPGQSLSAMAIQQDPGSSEQRALALPSLRHVYDRQPDVAFALKTLGQLWLTGVGIDWAGFHGQERRRVPLPSYPFERLRYWVEPPGPEARERASRELARRSAELGDWFYVPSWRQAPLPHPVESQPLDAGGGTWLILSDEGGLGDALAEHLCAAGQQVVTVLAGQAFSGLDTEEAVQEGAPKRDVQRCYLRPASFGDYDRLVAQLCAAGRRPARILHLWNVDSDRQEGAGAPTFEQAQHVGFHSLLFLMQALREHGVDDPIQLWFLARDLHSIERHDRPRPEKVTALGALRVIPQEYPCITCRSIELPPAEGRQTGRRLLDHVLAEIAEISSDVDVAYRGDQRWVQGFAPAPLAVPRGSCPPVLREGGVYLVTGGLTGLGAVTSVYLARTARAKVAIVDSLSLPPRATWEGWLKGDAGRGMMREAITTIQALEGLGVEPLVVCADVADADALAAVMVQVEARFGALHGVVHAAGARGEASFRALSELDVGEVARQLGPRVQGLLALEEALGARSLELLVVQSSLSSVLGGLGLAAHTAASRCMDALAHVQASHRAATTLVINWDALRPESDRSSGEVGRDVAAERKPGHEAGHDASAGAISAADAALALHRILWSRPGAQVLVSPTHLPTRLSRWVERSEPVVASPPGGRASAHARPHLATPYVEPSSETEQLIARMWQELLGIDQVGVQDSFFQLGGHSLLGTQLVTRLRQTFHVELSLRAIFEDPTVAGLALAIEALLLAEIEALSDDDVDAFVETTR, encoded by the coding sequence ATGGACCGCGACGATTCGAAGAGCTGCTTGCTGGACATCGCCGTGATCGGCCTGGCGGGCCGTTTCCCGGGTGCGAAGGACGCCGATGCCTTCTGGCGCAACCTGCGTGAGGGGGTGGAGTCCGTCTCGTTCTTCTCCGACGAGGAGGTGTTCGCGGCGGGGGTGGATCCGGCGGTCGCCGCGCACCCGAGCTACGTCAAGGCGGGCGCGGTCCTGGAGGACGTCGAGCTGTTCGACGCTGCCTTCTTCGGCTTCAGTCCGCGCGAGGCCGAGCTGCTGGATCCGCAGCACCGGATCTTCCTGGAGTGTGCCTCCGACGCGCTGGAGCACGCGGGTTACGATCCCGAGCGGTTCGAGGGAGCCATCGGGCTGTACGCGGGCGCCAACCTGAGCACGTACTTGCTCTTTCACCTGATGGCGAGCCCGGGCCTTCTCGCGTCTGTGGGCGCGTTTCCGCTGCGCCTCGCCAACGACAAGGACTTCCTGGCGACGCGCGTCGCCTACGAGCTGCACCTGCGGGGGCAGAGCGTCACCGTGCAGACGGCCTGCTCGACCTCGCTGGTGGCGACCCACCTGGCTTGCCAGAGCCTGCTGAGCCGCGAGTGCGACATCGCGCTGGCCGGCGGCGTGTCGGTGCTGCTGCCGCAGCGCACGGGTTACTTGCACCAGGAGGGGATGATCTTCTCGCCCGACGGTCACTGCCGCGCCTTCGACGCGCGCGCGCAGGGGACGCTCGCGGGGAACGGCGCGGGTGTGGTGGTGCTCAAGCGGCTGGAGGACGCGCTCGCCGATAGGGACACGATCCACGCCGTGATCAAGGGCTCGGCGATCAACAACGATGGCGGCCTGAAGGCAGGGTTCTCGGCGCCCAGCGTGTCGGGGCAGGCCGCGGTCGTCACGGAGGCGCTGACGGTGGCGGGCGTGGACGCGGCGTCGATCTCGTACGTCGAGGCGCACGGCAGCGGTACGCCGCTGGGGGACCCGATCGAGGTGGCCGCCTTGACCCAGGCGTTTCGCGCCGAGACCGACGCGGCGCAGTTCTGCGCGATCGGCTCGGTGAAGACGAACATCGGGCATCTCGACGCCGCGGCAGGCGTGGCCGGACTGATCAAGACGGTGCTCGCACTCCGGCACAAGGAGCTGCCGCCCAGCCTTCATTTCGAGCAGCCGAACCCGCAGATCGACTTCGAGCAGAGCCCGTTTTACGTGAACACGCGGCGGGTCGCGTGGGAGACGGACGGCGCCGCGCGGCGGGCGGGGGTCAGCTCGTTCGGCATGGGTGGCACCAACGCCCACGTGATCGTCGAGGAGGCTCCCCCGTGCGAGCCCACGGCGCCGTCGCGCGCCTGGCAGGTCGTGCAGCTCTCGGCCAGGACCGCGACGGCCCTGGAGGCAGCCACCGATCGGTTGGTCGCCTTCTTCGAGCAGGAGCCCAGCGCGTCGCTCGCCGACGTCGCCTACACCCTGCAGGTCGGACGCAGGGAGTTCAGCCATCGCCGCACGGTGATCTGTCGGGATGGCGAGGACGCGGTCGAGGCGTTGAAGGCGCGTGATCCGCGGCGCGTGATGACGTCGGTGCGTGGGGACGGGGAGCGGCAGGTGGTGTTCCTGTTTCCCGGGCTGGGCGACCACTATGTGCAGATGGCCGCCGAGCTGTACCGGGACGAGGCGGTCTTCCGCGAGCATCTGGATCGGTGCTGTGCGCTGGCGAAACCGCTCCTGGGGGTGGATCTGCGAGAGGTTCTCTTTCCCGAGCCGCAGGGCGGCCCGTCGAAAGGAGCATCCGCCACCACCGCACCGCGTGGTCTCGACTTTCGCGCGCTGGTGCGTGGCGGGGCGGATGGAGGAGATGCGGCCACGCAGCGCCTGAACCGGACCGAGCTGGCTCACCCTGCGCTCTTCGTCGTGGAGTATGCGCTGGCGCAGCTCTGGATGGCTTGGGGAGTGCGCCCCAAGGCGATGCTCGGCTACAGCCTCGGGGAGTACGTCGCGGCATGCCTCGCGGGGGTGTTCTCGCTGGAGGATGCACTGCGGCTGGTCGTGAAGCGCGCTCAGCTCATCCAGAAGCTGTCGGCCGGGTCGATGCTCGCGGTGCCGCTTTCTCCTGAGGCGCTGCATCCGCTGCTCCCGGACCAGGTGTTTCTGGCGGCGGTGAATGGTCCGGAGCTGTGCGTCGTCTCCGGTGTGCCCGACGCCGTGGACGCGCTGGAGAAGCAGCTCGCCGGGCGGGACGTGATCGGCCGGCGCCTGCCGACCACACACGCTTTTCATTCCCCGCTGATGGAGTCCGTATGCGGGGCCCTCGTCGAGGTCGTGCGGGGCATCGCGCTGCGGCCTCCGGCCATCCCGTACCTCTCGAACGTGACGGGCACGTGGGTCACGGAAGAGGACGCGACGGACCCGTCGTACTGGGCGCGGCACCTTTGCCAGCCGGTGCGGTTCAGCGATGGGCTCGCCGCGATCCTCGAGGCGCCGAATCGGGTCCTGCTCGAGGTCGGCCCCGGGCAGAGCCTGTCGGCGATGGCGATCCAGCAGGACCCGGGCAGCTCCGAGCAGCGAGCGCTCGCCCTGCCGTCGCTGCGCCATGTGTACGACCGCCAGCCCGACGTCGCGTTCGCCCTGAAGACGCTGGGGCAGCTCTGGCTGACGGGGGTGGGGATCGACTGGGCGGGGTTCCATGGACAGGAGCGGCGGCGGGTGCCATTGCCCAGCTATCCCTTCGAGCGGCTGCGGTACTGGGTGGAGCCGCCGGGGCCGGAGGCGAGGGAGCGGGCGTCACGCGAGCTGGCGCGCAGGAGCGCTGAGCTCGGGGACTGGTTCTATGTGCCCTCGTGGCGTCAGGCCCCGCTGCCGCATCCCGTCGAAAGCCAGCCGCTCGACGCAGGCGGTGGCACCTGGCTGATCCTCTCCGACGAGGGAGGCCTCGGGGACGCGCTCGCCGAGCACCTCTGCGCCGCCGGGCAGCAGGTCGTCACCGTGCTCGCAGGGCAGGCATTCTCCGGCCTCGACACGGAGGAGGCGGTGCAGGAGGGAGCGCCCAAACGCGACGTACAGCGCTGCTACCTCCGGCCTGCGTCCTTCGGCGACTACGATCGACTCGTCGCGCAGCTCTGCGCGGCAGGGCGGCGGCCGGCGCGGATACTCCACCTGTGGAACGTCGATTCCGACCGACAGGAAGGGGCGGGCGCGCCCACCTTCGAGCAGGCGCAGCACGTGGGCTTTCACAGCCTGCTGTTCCTCATGCAGGCCCTTCGTGAGCACGGCGTCGACGATCCGATCCAGCTATGGTTCCTCGCGCGTGACCTCCACTCGATCGAGCGTCACGATCGGCCTCGCCCCGAGAAGGTCACCGCCCTGGGCGCGCTGCGGGTGATACCGCAAGAGTATCCTTGCATCACCTGCCGAAGCATCGAGCTTCCCCCTGCGGAGGGGCGGCAGACGGGGAGGCGGCTCCTCGACCACGTGCTCGCCGAGATCGCGGAGATTTCCTCGGACGTGGACGTGGCGTACCGGGGCGACCAGCGCTGGGTGCAAGGCTTCGCGCCGGCCCCCCTCGCGGTGCCACGTGGTTCCTGCCCGCCCGTGCTGCGCGAGGGCGGGGTCTACCTGGTCACGGGCGGATTGACCGGGCTGGGGGCGGTGACCTCCGTGTACCTGGCGCGCACCGCGCGCGCCAAGGTGGCCATCGTCGATTCGCTGTCGCTCCCACCACGCGCGACGTGGGAAGGCTGGCTGAAGGGGGACGCAGGACGGGGCATGATGCGCGAGGCCATCACGACGATCCAGGCCCTGGAGGGGCTTGGCGTCGAGCCTCTCGTGGTGTGCGCGGACGTCGCCGACGCCGACGCGCTGGCGGCCGTGATGGTACAGGTGGAGGCGCGCTTCGGGGCGCTGCATGGCGTCGTTCACGCGGCAGGAGCGCGTGGCGAAGCGTCGTTCCGGGCGCTGTCCGAACTCGATGTCGGCGAGGTGGCGCGGCAGCTGGGGCCGCGGGTGCAGGGGCTGCTCGCGCTGGAGGAGGCGCTCGGAGCGAGGTCGCTGGAGCTGCTGGTCGTGCAGTCGTCGCTGTCCTCCGTTCTCGGGGGCCTGGGACTCGCGGCGCACACGGCGGCGAGCCGCTGCATGGACGCTCTCGCTCACGTACAGGCGAGCCACCGGGCAGCGACCACGCTGGTCATCAACTGGGACGCGCTTCGACCCGAGAGCGATCGGTCATCGGGTGAGGTCGGTCGTGACGTGGCCGCGGAGCGCAAGCCAGGACATGAAGCCGGGCACGACGCCTCCGCGGGAGCCATCTCCGCGGCGGATGCGGCGCTGGCCCTGCACCGGATCCTCTGGAGCCGCCCCGGGGCGCAGGTCCTCGTGTCCCCGACCCACTTGCCGACGCGACTCTCGCGATGGGTGGAGCGGTCCGAACCTGTGGTGGCAAGCCCCCCAGGGGGTCGCGCCTCGGCCCATGCTCGCCCGCACCTCGCGACCCCTTACGTCGAGCCGTCCAGCGAGACGGAGCAGCTCATTGCGCGGATGTGGCAGGAGCTACTCGGGATCGACCAGGTGGGGGTGCAGGACAGCTTCTTTCAGCTCGGCGGCCACTCGCTGCTGGGCACCCAGCTCGTCACCCGCTTGCGCCAGACCTTCCACGTGGAGCTGTCGCTGCGGGCGATCTTCGAGGACCCGACCGTGGCAGGACTGGCCCTCGCCATCGAGGCGCTCTTGCTCGCGGAGATCGAGGCGCTGAGCGACGACGACGTGGACGCATTCGTCGAAACAACGAGGTGA